The window TTTGACGTAATGAAGAAAATTGCTTTTGGGCATCTTTGGCGCCTGCTATCAAAATTTGTTACTCGACTCTCTCCATTTTTGCAGCGCCATTTCCACACTCTCGGTGGCGAGATTTTTGGGCAACTCGGACCAATGAAAAAACTGCGCATCTTCCGCATCATCTCCAGCCGTAAGAACGCCGCCATGAATTTCACCCACAAAAATCGCTTTCAAAACCGATTGCTCGGGATTGAGCATGCTGGGAAAACCCATCGTGCAAAGCAAACGAGAAAGTTTGATTTCCAGGCCCGTTTCTTCTTTAACTTCGCGAATCGCAGCTTCTTCGGCGCTTTCATTGAAATCAATGTGGCCGCCCGGCAAGGCCCAATCGCCACTGCGCGGAGGAAGTTTGCGCTTCACCAACAAAATACGGCCCTCCGCATCGGTGACAATCGTTTCCGCAACGGGAATGGGATTGTGAAAATGAACGTAATGGCATGTGGGGCACGCGGGGTATTCGCGATTGCCGATGAGACGGCGTTCCAGGGCGCAACGGCAGCGCGGGCAATAATGCACGGCCGTGGCCGGGCCGTTGCGAATATACAACCATTGTTCCAGCGCGCTGCGTCCGGGGGGGAAGGCCAATTCCGGCAGACGATACATCGAAAACCAATCGACTGCTTCGGCGTCATCGCCCGGCTTAAGTTCGCCGCCGATAGTGCGACCACGATAGATCAAAACCAAGTGGCTGCGCCAGTCGTGAATAATGTCGCTGTAGGTGCCGATTAGCGCGACCGCTTCGACTTTGAGACCGGTTTCTTCTTCCACTTCACGAGCCGCCGCTTGTTCTGCAGACTCACCGAAATGCAAAAAGCCGACCGGCAAGCTCCATTTACCCGCTTCCGGCGGATTCTTGCGGCGAATCAGCAAAATCTTTCCACTTTCTTCGATCAAACAACCAGCAGCAGGAATGGGATTGTTCCAATACGTCCAATGGCATTGCGGACAGGCAAGACACTCGCGGAATTCGTGTTGTTTTTTTTGCAGGGGAGTTGCACACTGCGGGCAAAATTTCATAACCCACCAAGCGGTTCATCGTCTTATGCTTACACGCGCGCACATAAATCGAACGCAAGGTAACAAATATTGTTAGTACAAACAAGAACAAGTTGGAGAAAATATCATA is drawn from Cytophagia bacterium CHB2 and contains these coding sequences:
- a CDS encoding NUDIX domain-containing protein, which codes for MKFCPQCATPLQKKQHEFRECLACPQCHWTYWNNPIPAAGCLIEESGKILLIRRKNPPEAGKWSLPVGFLHFGESAEQAAAREVEEETGLKVEAVALIGTYSDIIHDWRSHLVLIYRGRTIGGELKPGDDAEAVDWFSMYRLPELAFPPGRSALEQWLYIRNGPATAVHYCPRCRCALERRLIGNREYPACPTCHYVHFHNPIPVAETIVTDAEGRILLVKRKLPPRSGDWALPGGHIDFNESAEEAAIREVKEETGLEIKLSRLLCTMGFPSMLNPEQSVLKAIFVGEIHGGVLTAGDDAEDAQFFHWSELPKNLATESVEMALQKWRESSNKF